One genomic segment of Caldimonas brevitalea includes these proteins:
- a CDS encoding zinc-binding dehydrogenase: MSTPPPPFKAKAVVCRTIGAPVTVEEILVQPPGPGEITMKVAACGVCHSDLSATNGTIPFPPPIVLGHEGAGVVVAVGEGVSRFAVGDHVVSSFVSMCGKCRYCAEGRPQLCDQSAKTTVSLPDGSVRTFDLQGKPLGVFAGCGTMAEYATLHVDSVVKIDREMPLDRAALIGCGVMTGFGAVHNTAHVQAGSATAVFGCGGVGLNVIQGCCIAGASTIVAIDTSDEKLELARQLGATHVVNVGQQDNVVKTVRSLTQGGVDYSFECVGNGQVVSQAYGALRKGGTAVVVGVAKQDDTTSIRTATLTFDEKTLKGSYFGSARPAVDFPRLVSLYRQRRLRLDELVTHEYSVDDAPQAFADLAEGRNARGMIVFR; encoded by the coding sequence ATGTCCACCCCCCCACCGCCTTTCAAAGCCAAGGCCGTCGTCTGTCGCACCATCGGTGCACCGGTGACCGTCGAGGAGATCCTCGTGCAGCCGCCCGGGCCGGGCGAGATCACGATGAAGGTGGCTGCCTGCGGCGTCTGCCACAGCGACCTGTCGGCCACCAACGGCACCATCCCCTTCCCGCCGCCCATCGTGCTCGGGCATGAAGGCGCCGGCGTGGTGGTCGCGGTCGGCGAAGGCGTGTCGCGCTTCGCAGTGGGCGATCACGTCGTCAGCTCGTTCGTCAGCATGTGCGGCAAGTGCCGCTACTGTGCCGAGGGCCGGCCGCAGCTGTGCGACCAGTCGGCCAAGACCACCGTCAGCCTGCCCGACGGCAGCGTGCGCACCTTCGACTTGCAGGGCAAGCCGCTGGGCGTGTTCGCGGGTTGCGGAACCATGGCCGAATACGCGACGCTGCACGTGGACAGCGTGGTCAAGATCGACCGCGAGATGCCGCTCGACCGCGCGGCCTTGATCGGCTGCGGAGTGATGACCGGCTTCGGCGCCGTCCACAACACCGCCCATGTGCAGGCGGGCTCGGCCACGGCCGTGTTCGGTTGCGGCGGCGTCGGGCTCAACGTGATCCAGGGGTGCTGCATCGCGGGCGCCTCGACCATCGTCGCGATCGACACCTCCGACGAGAAGCTCGAACTGGCCCGCCAGCTCGGCGCCACCCATGTGGTCAACGTCGGCCAGCAGGACAACGTCGTCAAGACGGTGCGCTCGCTCACCCAGGGCGGCGTGGACTACAGCTTCGAGTGCGTCGGCAACGGCCAGGTGGTCTCGCAAGCCTACGGCGCGTTGCGCAAGGGCGGTACAGCCGTGGTCGTGGGGGTGGCCAAGCAGGACGACACCACCTCGATCCGCACCGCGACGCTCACCTTCGACGAAAAAACGCTCAAGGGCAGCTATTTCGGCTCCGCCCGCCCGGCCGTGGACTTTCCGCGCCTGGTCAGCCTCTACCGCCAGCGCCGCTTGCGGCTGGATGAATTGGTCACGCACGAGTATTCGGTCGACGACGCGCCGCAAGCCTTTGCCGACCTCGCCGAAGGCCGCAACGCCCGCGGCATGATCGTGTTCCGCTGA
- a CDS encoding aldehyde dehydrogenase family protein codes for MNRRDKFYIGGAWIPCHGAEMIEVLSPSTEEVIGAVPGGTQTHVDSAVAAARRAFDSWSQTPPAQRADVLQRIHEGLKARAAEIAHTISSEMGMPLTQSLKIQVGMPVASFKMYAELARTTEFEERVGHSLVLREAVGVVAAITPWNYPLHQIAAKVAAAMAAGCTVVLKPSEVAPLNAFLLAEVIDAAGVPPGVFNLVTGYGGTVGEALVAHPDVDMVSFTGSTRAGKRISEVASHTIKRVSLELGGKSAAVVLSDADLPRAVQGVVANCYMNGGQTCTAHTRMLVPDALHDEAARLAVEAAAGWRVGDPFDERSTLGPVASAMQRERIREYIRAGIAGGAELLCGGPDAPLGLERGYYVRPTVFGRVRSDARIAQEEIFGPVLSIIPYQDEDDAVRIANDTIYGLSGAVWSGSDEHAQQVARRMRTGQVDINGGGFNLKAPFGGYKQSGRGRELGRYGLEEFLEYKSLQFKR; via the coding sequence ATGAATCGTCGCGACAAGTTCTACATCGGCGGCGCCTGGATCCCCTGCCATGGCGCAGAGATGATCGAGGTGCTCTCTCCTTCCACTGAAGAGGTGATCGGCGCGGTGCCCGGCGGCACCCAAACGCATGTGGACAGCGCCGTCGCCGCGGCACGGCGCGCTTTCGACAGCTGGTCGCAAACGCCGCCGGCGCAGCGTGCCGACGTGCTGCAGCGCATCCACGAGGGCCTCAAGGCGCGGGCCGCCGAGATCGCCCACACCATCTCGTCCGAGATGGGCATGCCGCTCACCCAGTCGCTCAAGATCCAGGTCGGCATGCCGGTCGCGAGCTTCAAGATGTATGCCGAGCTGGCGCGCACGACCGAGTTCGAAGAACGCGTGGGCCACTCGCTGGTGCTGCGCGAAGCCGTCGGTGTGGTGGCCGCGATCACGCCGTGGAACTATCCGCTGCACCAGATCGCCGCCAAGGTCGCCGCCGCGATGGCCGCCGGCTGCACCGTCGTGCTCAAGCCGTCCGAGGTGGCGCCGTTGAACGCCTTCCTGCTGGCCGAGGTGATCGACGCGGCCGGCGTGCCGCCGGGTGTCTTCAACCTGGTCACCGGCTATGGCGGCACCGTGGGTGAGGCACTGGTGGCGCACCCGGATGTCGACATGGTGTCGTTCACCGGCTCCACGCGGGCCGGCAAGCGCATCTCGGAGGTGGCCTCCCATACGATCAAGCGCGTCTCGCTCGAGCTGGGCGGCAAGTCGGCTGCGGTGGTGCTGTCCGACGCCGACCTGCCCCGTGCCGTGCAAGGTGTGGTGGCCAACTGCTACATGAACGGCGGCCAGACCTGCACCGCCCACACGCGCATGCTGGTGCCCGACGCGTTGCACGACGAAGCCGCGCGCCTCGCGGTCGAGGCAGCAGCCGGCTGGCGCGTCGGCGATCCGTTCGACGAGCGCTCCACCCTCGGGCCGGTGGCCTCGGCGATGCAGCGTGAGCGCATCCGTGAATACATCCGCGCCGGCATCGCCGGTGGCGCCGAGCTGCTGTGCGGCGGCCCTGACGCACCGTTGGGTCTGGAGCGCGGCTACTATGTGCGCCCCACGGTGTTCGGCCGCGTGCGCTCGGACGCCCGCATCGCCCAGGAAGAGATCTTCGGCCCGGTGCTGTCCATCATTCCCTACCAGGACGAGGACGACGCGGTGCGCATCGCCAACGACACCATCTACGGCCTGTCGGGCGCCGTGTGGTCGGGCTCGGACGAACACGCACAGCAGGTCGCGCGTCGCATGCGCACCGGCCAGGTCGACATCAACGGCGGCGGCTTCAACCTGAAGGCACCGTTCGGCGGCTACAAGCAGTCGGGTCGTGGTCGCGAGCTGGGCCGCTACGGGCTGGAGGAATTCCTCGAATACAAGTCGCTGCAGTTCAAGCGCTGA
- a CDS encoding carboxylesterase/lipase family protein, translating into MKPNRLQRPQGPRSTTGRWLVAAFLACGLAACGGGDDDDDQPPPVDPPADATVVNTQGGIVKGSQRATLRAWLGIPYAAPPVGALRWKPPQPAAAWAGVREATAFGNHCPQPDTAPLQYGTPGGQEDCLYLNVYAPTTPGPHPVMVWVHGGAFYLGRSNGYDPTRLVEQGVVVVTLNYRLGALGFLAHPALNDAQGRSGNYALMDQQLALKWVQSNIANFGGDAGNVTLFGQSAGGASVVTQLASPLAAGLFHKAIVQSGGYMSVQPSGAAAQAAGVAAAATLGCPDDANAANCLRALPVDQIVAKQPRAYAPNVDGALLTQTTAAAFASASFNKVPVLTGATHDEYTVFQYSQSEMRNGPLTAADYPAAVAAAVVGTALSAEQALALYPLSAYESPSLAISALRTDATFVCGGRRLARGLMNQVPVYTYEFDDPNAPMSLQPPASFPYKSYHAAEIQYLFDVPTAAGQTLNAQQRDLAASLVAYWTNFAKTGNPNGTTASAWPRYDANDRYWRLAPEGNAVITDLSEEHHCEAWTPGV; encoded by the coding sequence ATGAAACCCAACCGCCTGCAACGCCCGCAAGGGCCCCGCAGCACCACCGGCCGCTGGCTGGTGGCGGCCTTTCTGGCCTGTGGCCTGGCCGCCTGCGGCGGTGGCGACGACGATGACGACCAGCCGCCACCGGTCGACCCGCCGGCCGACGCCACGGTGGTGAACACCCAGGGTGGCATCGTGAAGGGCAGCCAGCGTGCGACGCTGCGTGCCTGGCTCGGCATTCCCTATGCTGCACCGCCCGTCGGTGCGCTGCGCTGGAAACCGCCGCAGCCGGCCGCGGCCTGGGCCGGTGTGCGCGAGGCCACCGCCTTCGGAAATCACTGCCCACAGCCGGATACCGCGCCGCTGCAGTACGGCACCCCCGGCGGTCAGGAAGACTGCCTTTACCTGAACGTCTACGCGCCGACCACACCGGGCCCGCATCCGGTCATGGTGTGGGTCCATGGCGGCGCCTTCTACCTCGGTCGCAGCAACGGCTACGACCCGACCCGGCTGGTGGAACAAGGTGTGGTCGTCGTGACGCTGAACTACCGGCTCGGCGCCCTGGGCTTTCTGGCGCACCCGGCCCTGAACGACGCGCAGGGCCGCTCGGGCAACTATGCGCTGATGGATCAGCAACTGGCGCTGAAATGGGTGCAGTCGAACATCGCCAACTTCGGCGGTGACGCCGGCAACGTCACGCTGTTCGGCCAATCGGCGGGCGGTGCGAGCGTCGTGACGCAGCTGGCCTCGCCGCTCGCGGCCGGCCTGTTCCACAAGGCCATCGTGCAAAGCGGCGGCTACATGTCGGTCCAGCCGAGCGGGGCGGCCGCGCAGGCGGCCGGCGTCGCCGCGGCTGCCACACTCGGTTGCCCCGACGATGCCAACGCGGCGAACTGTTTGCGCGCCTTGCCGGTCGACCAGATCGTCGCCAAGCAACCGCGTGCCTACGCGCCCAACGTCGACGGCGCCTTGTTGACGCAAACCACTGCCGCCGCCTTTGCTTCGGCCAGCTTCAACAAGGTGCCGGTGCTGACCGGCGCGACGCATGACGAATACACGGTGTTCCAGTATTCGCAGAGCGAGATGCGCAACGGCCCGCTGACGGCCGCGGACTACCCGGCCGCCGTGGCCGCCGCGGTCGTCGGCACGGCACTCAGCGCCGAGCAGGCCTTGGCGCTGTACCCGCTGTCGGCTTACGAGAGCCCGAGCCTGGCGATCAGCGCCTTGCGCACCGATGCGACCTTCGTCTGTGGCGGACGACGGCTGGCGCGCGGTCTGATGAACCAGGTGCCGGTCTACACCTATGAGTTCGACGACCCGAACGCGCCGATGTCGCTGCAGCCACCCGCAAGCTTCCCGTACAAGTCGTACCACGCGGCCGAGATCCAGTATCTGTTCGATGTGCCGACAGCTGCGGGGCAGACCTTGAATGCCCAGCAGCGTGACCTGGCGGCGAGTCTGGTGGCGTATTGGACGAACTTCGCGAAGACCGGCAATCCGAACGGGACGACCGCGTCGGCCTGGCCGCGCTACGACGCCAATGACCGCTACTGGCGGTTGGCTCCCGAAGGCAACGCGGTGATCACCGACCTGAGCGAAGAGCACCATTGCGAGGCCTGGACCCCGGGCGTTTGA
- a CDS encoding lipase secretion chaperone yields MTAGVVPNRKDNGRPPRRSSAGALLAAVLLGTAVVLGAVVWTVQTDLATPEAAAARHDARAAHQPTGAGLPLAPPLLEQAGRLDASRMFELGYGGGLVVDQRTRAALDIVLGELGAQPDQADLAAFERQLRGSLPSEEADKVLELLHRYRDYRKDVQQASAAAGMPASLGEVRTLLERTTALRRQHFDAAAGEALFGEQEAEARLALARAEIESDPRLSEREKLARLQALQQQQQPLPPAQPGGAVAGVGDRALAVAAEVAAMRERGATAEEVLAFRRARLGAEEADYLAQMDAQQADWQRRYDTYAAERRALEAAGVPDASQRQAQVEQLLRRHFADGELAAARAYERDRGR; encoded by the coding sequence ATGACGGCCGGCGTGGTGCCCAACCGAAAGGACAACGGCCGCCCGCCCCGGCGCAGCTCTGCGGGCGCGCTGCTCGCCGCGGTGCTGCTCGGCACCGCCGTCGTGCTGGGGGCCGTGGTCTGGACCGTGCAGACAGACCTTGCCACCCCCGAGGCCGCCGCTGCGCGGCACGACGCCCGGGCCGCCCACCAGCCGACCGGCGCGGGCCTGCCCCTGGCCCCTCCGCTGCTCGAACAGGCCGGCCGCCTGGATGCCAGCCGCATGTTCGAGCTGGGCTATGGCGGCGGGCTGGTGGTCGACCAGCGCACCCGCGCGGCCCTCGACATCGTGCTGGGCGAACTGGGGGCGCAGCCCGATCAGGCCGACCTCGCCGCATTCGAGCGGCAACTGCGCGGCAGCCTGCCTTCCGAGGAGGCCGACAAGGTGCTCGAGCTGCTGCACCGCTACCGCGACTACCGCAAGGACGTGCAGCAGGCCAGCGCCGCGGCCGGCATGCCGGCCAGCCTCGGCGAAGTGCGCACGCTGCTCGAGCGCACCACGGCGTTGCGGCGGCAGCACTTCGATGCGGCGGCAGGCGAGGCGCTGTTCGGCGAGCAGGAGGCCGAGGCCCGGCTGGCGTTGGCCCGCGCCGAGATCGAGTCCGATCCGCGCCTGAGCGAGCGCGAAAAGCTCGCGCGGCTGCAGGCGTTGCAGCAGCAACAGCAACCGCTGCCACCGGCTCAGCCGGGCGGCGCCGTGGCAGGCGTCGGCGACCGCGCTTTGGCGGTCGCCGCCGAAGTCGCCGCGATGCGAGAGCGTGGCGCCACGGCCGAAGAAGTGCTCGCGTTCCGGCGTGCGCGCCTCGGCGCCGAAGAGGCCGATTACCTCGCGCAGATGGATGCCCAGCAGGCCGATTGGCAGCGCCGCTACGACACCTACGCGGCCGAACGGCGTGCCCTGGAAGCCGCCGGTGTGCCCGACGCGTCGCAGCGCCAGGCCCAGGTCGAACAGCTGTTGCGACGCCATTTCGCCGACGGTGAACTGGCCGCCGCGCGTGCTTATGAACGTGACCGCGGCCGTTAA
- a CDS encoding peptidylprolyl isomerase produces the protein MHVHSKTCRGLTSAALAALLCWLALAVPAWAAGDANPPGAAGTAVAKVNGVGIERSLLDALLQARQGVPNPYEEAAPDAKAAPTPEDREAALRDLVMTEVLVQAAAQRGLHQRPEVAAELELQRKTLLAQQLVREIVAEVRVEPAEIEQRYRERPPQYEYKVSHVLLPDEAAARATIAQLQRGARFAAVAKARSTDTRSRRNGELGWLMLNQLEAPFAAALQSLGVGEYTREPVQTPYGWHVVLLQGRRELPRPSLDSMRAVLREELLHEKVQGRLAALQRQAAVELNVGATARMTR, from the coding sequence ATGCACGTGCATTCCAAGACGTGTCGGGGCCTGACGAGCGCAGCGCTGGCGGCCCTGCTGTGCTGGCTGGCCCTCGCAGTGCCAGCGTGGGCCGCGGGCGATGCGAACCCACCGGGCGCTGCCGGCACGGCGGTGGCCAAGGTCAACGGCGTGGGCATCGAGCGGTCCTTGCTCGACGCGCTGCTGCAGGCCCGCCAGGGGGTGCCGAATCCGTACGAGGAAGCCGCCCCCGACGCAAAGGCCGCGCCGACGCCGGAAGACCGCGAAGCCGCCTTGCGCGACCTGGTGATGACCGAAGTGCTGGTGCAGGCCGCGGCGCAGCGGGGGCTGCACCAGCGGCCCGAGGTGGCCGCAGAACTCGAGCTGCAGCGCAAGACGCTGCTGGCGCAGCAGCTGGTGCGCGAGATCGTCGCCGAGGTGCGCGTCGAGCCGGCCGAAATCGAGCAGCGTTACCGCGAGCGGCCGCCGCAGTACGAATACAAGGTCAGCCATGTGCTGCTGCCTGACGAGGCGGCCGCCCGCGCGACCATCGCCCAGCTGCAGCGCGGCGCGCGCTTCGCCGCCGTGGCCAAGGCGCGTTCTACCGACACACGCAGCCGGCGCAACGGCGAGCTGGGCTGGCTGATGCTCAACCAGCTGGAAGCTCCGTTCGCCGCCGCGCTGCAGTCGCTCGGCGTGGGCGAGTACACGCGTGAACCGGTGCAAACACCTTATGGCTGGCACGTGGTGCTGCTGCAGGGGCGCCGCGAGCTGCCGCGGCCCTCGTTGGACTCGATGCGCGCGGTGCTGCGCGAGGAATTGCTGCATGAGAAGGTGCAGGGCCGGCTGGCCGCGCTGCAACGGCAAGCTGCGGTCGAACTGAACGTGGGTGCCACGGCGAGGATGACCCGATGA
- a CDS encoding esterase/lipase family protein: MKYFKARLAGITLLGLLACTSASAQTEPIVFVHGYSGSASNWDTMLGRFRSSGYASGSLYTFNYNSLVSSNRTSASELRSFVNTVRSRHGNARIALVAHSNGGLVSRWYRAELGGETATRRFVTLGTPHRGTTWAYACYSPACFEMRPGSSLLTTLGSRACDRSLWSNTDGIILPASSAQCGVSTRTADVSHLDLLTDSRVYTQLRTQLQ; the protein is encoded by the coding sequence TTGAAGTACTTCAAAGCCCGGCTTGCCGGCATCACCTTGCTCGGCCTGCTGGCCTGCACCTCGGCCTCGGCGCAGACCGAGCCCATCGTGTTCGTGCACGGCTATTCCGGCAGCGCATCCAACTGGGACACCATGCTGGGCCGCTTCCGGTCGAGCGGTTATGCGTCCGGCTCGCTCTACACCTTCAACTACAACTCGTTGGTCAGCAGCAACCGCACCAGCGCCAGCGAGCTGCGCAGCTTCGTCAACACCGTGCGTTCGCGCCACGGCAACGCCCGCATCGCGCTGGTCGCCCACTCCAACGGCGGGCTGGTGTCGCGCTGGTATCGCGCGGAGCTGGGCGGCGAAACGGCCACCCGCCGCTTCGTGACGCTGGGCACGCCGCACCGCGGCACCACCTGGGCCTATGCGTGCTACAGCCCCGCATGTTTCGAGATGCGCCCCGGCTCCAGCTTGCTGACCACGCTGGGCTCGCGTGCCTGCGACCGCTCGCTGTGGTCGAACACCGACGGCATCATCCTGCCGGCGTCCAGCGCGCAGTGTGGTGTCAGCACGCGCACTGCCGACGTCAGCCATCTCGACCTGCTGACCGACTCTCGCGTGTACACGCAGTTGCGCACGCAGTTGCAATGA
- a CDS encoding esterase/lipase family protein codes for MKKNFRAMLSGVACGALLACGSVAAQTEPIVFVHGYSGSSSNWNTMVGRFKASGYPAELLYTFDYNSFVNANSTSGSELRSFVESVRARHGNATVSIVAHSNGGLVTRWYRTQLGGQAAMRRFVSLGSPHKGTNSAYACYSPACYDMRPGSSFLNTLAGRGCDRSLWSNTDEIIQPVTSAQCGSSTRTPDVSHNGLLSDERVYQQVREQLQ; via the coding sequence TTGAAGAAGAACTTCCGCGCCATGTTGTCCGGGGTTGCTTGCGGGGCCCTGCTGGCCTGCGGCAGCGTCGCGGCGCAGACCGAGCCCATCGTGTTCGTGCACGGCTATTCGGGCAGCAGCTCGAACTGGAACACGATGGTGGGCCGATTCAAGGCCAGCGGCTATCCGGCCGAACTGCTCTACACCTTCGACTACAACTCCTTCGTCAACGCCAACAGCACCAGCGGCAGCGAGCTGCGCAGCTTCGTCGAGTCGGTGCGGGCGCGCCATGGCAACGCGACGGTCAGCATCGTGGCGCATTCCAACGGTGGCCTGGTGACACGTTGGTACCGCACGCAGCTCGGCGGCCAGGCGGCGATGCGCCGCTTCGTCTCGCTCGGCTCGCCGCACAAGGGCACCAACTCGGCCTATGCCTGCTACAGCCCGGCGTGCTACGACATGCGCCCCGGCTCCAGCTTCTTGAACACGCTGGCGGGGCGCGGCTGTGATCGCTCGTTGTGGTCGAACACCGACGAGATCATCCAGCCGGTCACGAGCGCGCAGTGCGGCAGCAGCACACGGACGCCGGACGTGAGCCACAACGGGCTGCTGTCGGACGAGCGCGTCTACCAGCAGGTGCGCGAGCAGCTGCAGTGA
- a CDS encoding TetR/AcrR family transcriptional regulator yields MPVTREKSEQTLAAIVSAAMEIAVVQGLHTVSLAGVAKRLNISKSGVFMRVGSLESLQYLVLEEYERLFAEHVFLPALREPRGVPRLDAIVRLWIGRGSARNPMAGALHASAAFDLVAAETPLGERLRESVTRWRTVLVRTVRQALAEGHLRPDTDPWQLVYEINSLMIGYLHDGRFIRDPQVRERVTAAYLRLMSTYRSFQLHG; encoded by the coding sequence ATGCCCGTCACACGAGAAAAGAGCGAGCAGACGCTCGCGGCCATCGTGTCGGCCGCGATGGAGATCGCCGTGGTGCAGGGCCTGCACACGGTGTCGCTGGCCGGTGTCGCGAAACGGCTGAACATCAGCAAGAGCGGCGTGTTCATGCGGGTCGGCTCGCTCGAGTCGCTGCAGTATCTGGTGCTGGAGGAATACGAGCGGCTGTTCGCCGAGCACGTGTTCCTGCCGGCCTTGCGCGAGCCGCGCGGCGTGCCACGACTGGACGCCATCGTGCGTTTGTGGATCGGCCGCGGCAGCGCCCGCAACCCGATGGCCGGCGCCTTGCATGCAAGTGCGGCCTTCGACCTCGTGGCCGCCGAAACCCCGCTGGGCGAGCGATTGCGCGAGAGTGTCACGCGGTGGCGGACCGTGCTGGTGCGCACGGTGCGCCAGGCACTGGCCGAGGGCCATCTGCGGCCCGACACCGACCCGTGGCAACTGGTGTACGAGATCAACAGCCTGATGATCGGCTACCTGCATGACGGCCGCTTCATCCGCGACCCCCAGGTGCGCGAACGGGTCACTGCCGCCTACCTGCGGCTGATGTCCACCTACCGCAGCTTCCAACTGCACGGCTGA
- a CDS encoding long-chain fatty acid--CoA ligase has protein sequence MSDRHYAHWPSHLPRHLTVPQTHLYRNVEVSAMRFPDKPFLIFFDTPLSYARFQDESERLAGYLQQACGVRKGDRVLLYMQNSPQFVLAYYAILRADAVVVPVNPMNLTAELRHYVEDAGATTAFAPQDLYPQLQPLLAEGRQAGRGLQHVIVAAYSDYATAPTELRVPEFVAAPRQPIADPGTVLWMDVLAQGLRPGPLQAGPDDLAVMPYTSGTTGHPKGCMHTHRSVMYNTVAGGQWLSTQQDAVHLSVLPFFHVTGMQNGMNGSLYIGATMILLPRWDRDAALEYIQRYRVSVSQLIAPMVVDLLSHPRIGEYDLSSMRRLSGGGAAMPEAIAQKLKTLCKLDYIEGYGMSETIAPTHINPPERPKKQCLGIPLCDVDARVVDPATLRELPPGEVGEIIVHGPQVMQGYWNNPQATRDSFVEIDGKRFLRTGDLARTDEDGYFFMVDRLKRMINASGFKVWPAEVEALMYAHPAIQEVCVIAARDARRGETVKAVVVLKPDQRGRVSEQDIIDWSHDHMAAYKSPRIVQFIDALPRSGTGKIQWRELQERELA, from the coding sequence ATGTCAGACCGCCATTACGCCCACTGGCCCAGCCATTTGCCCCGGCACCTGACGGTGCCCCAGACGCATCTCTACCGCAACGTCGAAGTCTCTGCGATGCGGTTTCCCGACAAGCCCTTCCTGATCTTCTTCGACACGCCGCTCAGCTACGCGCGCTTCCAGGACGAGAGCGAACGCCTGGCCGGCTACCTGCAGCAGGCGTGCGGCGTGCGCAAGGGCGACCGGGTGCTGCTTTACATGCAGAACAGCCCGCAGTTCGTGCTGGCCTATTACGCCATCTTGCGTGCCGACGCCGTGGTGGTGCCGGTCAACCCGATGAACCTCACGGCCGAGCTGCGGCACTATGTGGAAGACGCGGGCGCGACCACCGCCTTCGCACCGCAAGACCTGTACCCCCAGCTGCAACCGCTGCTGGCCGAGGGCCGCCAGGCGGGCAGGGGGCTGCAGCATGTGATCGTGGCGGCCTATAGCGATTACGCAACGGCCCCGACCGAGCTGCGGGTGCCTGAGTTCGTCGCCGCACCGCGCCAGCCGATCGCCGACCCGGGCACCGTGCTGTGGATGGACGTCCTGGCGCAAGGTCTGCGCCCCGGCCCGCTGCAGGCCGGCCCCGATGATCTGGCCGTGATGCCCTACACCTCGGGCACCACCGGCCACCCCAAGGGCTGCATGCACACCCACCGCAGCGTGATGTACAACACCGTCGCCGGCGGCCAATGGCTGTCGACCCAGCAAGACGCGGTGCACCTGTCGGTGCTGCCCTTCTTCCATGTCACCGGCATGCAGAACGGCATGAACGGCTCGCTCTACATCGGCGCCACGATGATTCTGCTGCCGCGCTGGGACCGCGATGCCGCACTCGAATACATCCAGCGCTACCGCGTCTCGGTGAGCCAGTTGATCGCGCCGATGGTGGTCGATCTGCTGTCACATCCGCGCATCGGCGAGTACGACCTGTCGAGCATGCGGCGATTGAGCGGCGGCGGGGCGGCGATGCCGGAGGCCATCGCGCAAAAGCTCAAGACGCTGTGCAAGCTCGATTACATCGAAGGCTACGGCATGTCGGAGACCATCGCGCCGACGCACATCAACCCGCCCGAGCGGCCCAAGAAGCAATGCCTGGGCATTCCGCTGTGCGACGTCGACGCGCGTGTCGTCGACCCGGCCACCTTGCGCGAACTGCCGCCGGGCGAGGTGGGCGAGATCATCGTGCACGGGCCGCAGGTGATGCAGGGCTATTGGAACAATCCGCAGGCCACGCGCGACAGCTTCGTCGAGATCGACGGCAAGCGCTTTTTGCGCACCGGTGACCTCGCCCGCACCGACGAGGACGGCTATTTCTTCATGGTCGACCGGCTCAAGCGCATGATCAATGCATCGGGCTTCAAGGTCTGGCCGGCCGAGGTCGAGGCGCTGATGTACGCCCACCCGGCGATCCAGGAAGTGTGCGTGATCGCGGCGCGCGATGCGCGGCGCGGCGAGACGGTGAAGGCGGTGGTGGTGCTCAAACCCGACCAGCGCGGCCGTGTCAGCGAGCAGGACATCATCGACTGGTCGCACGACCACATGGCCGCCTACAAGAGCCCGCGCATCGTGCAGTTCATCGATGCGCTGCCGCGTTCGGGCACCGGCAAGATCCAGTGGCGCGAGCTACAGGAGCGCGAACTGGCATAG